A single genomic interval of Rosistilla ulvae harbors:
- a CDS encoding sulfatase-like hydrolase/transferase — MNYLLTCCATIALTLAVSPVHAEVVPTPKGIVFVLVDDIGYGDIDVLYPSDLETPNIDSLYKESLRLTDFHVGSTCAPSRASIMTGRAINAGGVWHTIAGRELLRENEQTMAEVFRANGWATAIFGKWHLGDGYPYSPRFRGFDLAVVHGGGGVGQGPDYWMNDYYSDVDFDGNPTAADVYWENGQTFEADKFCTDLWFDRSKEFIKQSVADGKPFFCYLPTNAAHGPFNAPHGFKKGFDGLIENVDENMGQLDEFLAAEGIQDDVLVIFSTDNGTTGRRLGGLRDRKGSHYDGGHNVPCFWRWKNGGIGGSPEAAHDVASLTAGMDLLPTFMDLWGLKRPDGGLPLHGISLKEMLLGDDYMPQQRTLIIDTQREADLMKWRRACVLRDEVQDGKITHKWRLIQSKPTSKQELYDFLVDRDTNDNIIAGHDSTVASLVESYDAWWDDISAGWEAFPPFVVDDRREPELTLYAHSWIGKSMTPWNQSHILQGVVGTGTHSIRFDSAGRYQIELRRWPREDGGAIAGKSSTGAGKVIAATKARVALAGVGEATKAIKPQDDAVVFEMEVPAGEATTLTTALLDGDDKVLNGAFYVYIRKASDGSGKE, encoded by the coding sequence ATGAACTATCTACTGACTTGTTGTGCCACGATCGCGTTGACGCTAGCGGTGTCGCCGGTTCACGCAGAAGTGGTCCCGACACCCAAAGGGATCGTCTTTGTGCTGGTCGATGACATCGGGTACGGCGATATCGACGTGCTGTATCCAAGCGATCTCGAGACGCCGAACATCGACTCACTGTACAAGGAGAGTCTTCGGCTGACCGATTTTCATGTCGGCAGCACCTGCGCCCCGTCACGTGCTTCGATCATGACCGGCCGCGCGATCAATGCCGGTGGTGTCTGGCATACGATCGCCGGACGCGAACTGCTGCGCGAGAACGAACAGACGATGGCCGAGGTCTTTCGAGCCAACGGCTGGGCGACGGCGATCTTCGGAAAGTGGCATCTCGGCGACGGCTATCCCTATTCGCCGCGGTTCCGCGGGTTTGACCTCGCGGTGGTCCATGGTGGTGGCGGCGTCGGCCAGGGGCCCGACTATTGGATGAACGACTACTACAGCGACGTCGACTTCGATGGCAATCCAACCGCGGCCGACGTCTATTGGGAGAACGGTCAGACGTTTGAAGCCGACAAATTTTGCACCGACCTTTGGTTCGATCGCTCAAAGGAATTCATCAAACAGTCGGTTGCTGACGGCAAGCCGTTCTTCTGCTACCTGCCGACCAACGCGGCCCACGGACCTTTCAACGCCCCTCATGGCTTCAAGAAAGGATTCGATGGCCTGATCGAAAACGTCGACGAAAATATGGGCCAACTGGACGAGTTCCTCGCCGCCGAAGGGATCCAGGACGACGTGCTGGTGATCTTCAGTACCGACAACGGAACCACGGGGCGGCGACTGGGCGGCCTGCGCGACCGCAAGGGGAGCCACTACGACGGAGGGCATAACGTGCCGTGCTTTTGGCGGTGGAAGAACGGCGGCATCGGCGGTTCGCCCGAAGCGGCTCACGATGTGGCGTCGTTGACCGCCGGAATGGATCTGTTGCCAACCTTCATGGATCTATGGGGATTGAAGCGTCCCGACGGTGGGCTGCCTCTGCACGGCATCAGCCTCAAGGAGATGCTGCTCGGCGACGACTACATGCCGCAACAACGGACGCTGATCATCGACACGCAGCGTGAAGCCGACCTGATGAAGTGGCGGCGGGCGTGCGTTTTGCGCGATGAAGTTCAGGACGGCAAGATCACGCACAAGTGGCGGCTCATCCAAAGCAAACCGACTTCGAAACAGGAGCTGTACGACTTCCTTGTCGACCGCGACACCAACGACAACATCATCGCGGGTCACGATTCCACTGTCGCTTCATTGGTGGAAAGCTACGACGCTTGGTGGGATGACATTTCCGCAGGGTGGGAAGCGTTCCCGCCGTTTGTCGTCGACGATCGTAGGGAACCGGAATTGACGCTGTATGCGCACAGTTGGATCGGCAAGTCGATGACGCCGTGGAACCAGAGTCACATCCTGCAAGGTGTCGTCGGAACAGGCACTCATTCGATCCGTTTTGATTCCGCCGGTCGCTACCAAATTGAGCTTCGCCGCTGGCCCCGCGAAGACGGCGGTGCGATCGCCGGTAAAAGCTCCACCGGGGCAGGAAAGGTGATTGCGGCAACAAAGGCTCGCGTCGCACTCGCAGGTGTTGGCGAAGCGACCAAAGCAATCAAGCCGCAAGATGATGCTGTTGTCTTCGAGATGGAGGTCCCAGCCGGAGAAGCGACTACGCTGACGACCGCGCTGTTGGACGGCGACGACAAGGTTCTCAACGGAGCCTTTTACGTTTACATAAGAAAGGCATCCGACGGTAGCGGCAAAGAGTAG
- a CDS encoding monovalent cation/H+ antiporter complex subunit F → MMLDCLVNFATATTPVLAATAWVDLTAQVSMVVLVIALFLAFLRLILGPSLPDRVVAIDLVAVLLVGLIAVSAVETGEVIFLRVAMVVALFNFIGTIGFCWYLQRGPRQ, encoded by the coding sequence ATGATGCTCGACTGTCTTGTGAACTTCGCAACCGCCACCACCCCAGTGTTGGCAGCGACAGCTTGGGTCGATTTAACCGCTCAGGTTTCGATGGTGGTGCTGGTAATCGCTCTGTTCCTTGCGTTCCTGCGGCTGATCCTGGGCCCGTCCCTGCCCGATCGCGTCGTCGCAATCGATCTAGTCGCGGTACTGCTGGTCGGACTCATCGCCGTCAGTGCAGTGGAAACCGGGGAAGTGATTTTCCTGCGAGTCGCCATGGTTGTAGCGCTGTTCAACTTCATCGGGACGATCGGGTTCTGCTGGTACTTGCAACGAGGGCCTCGCCAATGA
- the mnhG gene encoding monovalent cation/H(+) antiporter subunit G codes for MNDILTIFLLITGTGFALLASIAIVRMPDLYTRMHGATKCATLGVGCTILAAAVRFANMETATVAVLIIGFLFLTAPVAAHMIGQAAHRQQVPKWSGTVVDESPAADAREETRSS; via the coding sequence ATGAATGACATTTTGACGATCTTTCTGCTCATCACCGGCACCGGATTCGCGCTGTTGGCTTCGATTGCGATCGTGCGAATGCCCGATCTCTACACGCGAATGCACGGTGCCACGAAGTGTGCGACCCTAGGTGTTGGTTGCACCATTCTCGCCGCCGCCGTGCGATTCGCGAACATGGAGACGGCTACCGTCGCGGTCTTAATCATCGGGTTCCTGTTTCTGACCGCACCGGTGGCTGCTCACATGATTGGGCAGGCCGCTCATCGTCAGCAGGTCCCAAAATGGAGCGGCACGGTGGTCGATGAATCACCGGCCGCGGATGCCAGAGAGGAGACACGGAGCAGTTAG
- a CDS encoding IS4 family transposase, with protein MKSQGESMQPTSIAYEFQDIQLGDKRLNDRAEALLASLAANPSASINEACSGWDETKAAYRLLDNPNVDPEAILGAHAEKTLQRIKAQDTVCIAQDTTELDYTAHPPEGVRNLDRLGRRGLYDHSHIAFTPEKLCLGVVGVKFYDRDKEALGTSKKREGQPLHTGEGQRWLDGYRKACEIAGKCPETQIVSLADREGDIYDIFVEADQHETPAQFVIRSQRKRSLPEKDPDGGPAAYKKMRAEIASAQPVAYREVQLPQTPERTKGSGNKQHPGREARTAKLEIRAKRMTLRAPHNKQSSMPPVEISVVWVSEIDGPGDGTEVDWLLLSSLPVDTISQTLRIVDLYVARWPIEVFFRVFKTGCRVEEIQLEARDRLIRALMFYKVIAWRIMFVTFLGRECPELPCDVVFSEAEWKSVWKVVKKTAPPKQAPELSQFIPVLATLGGYNHREGDGPPGAEVIWRGTRRMLDFALCWQAFGPDQ; from the coding sequence ATGAAATCTCAAGGTGAAAGCATGCAACCGACCAGTATCGCATACGAATTTCAAGATATTCAACTTGGAGACAAACGTCTCAACGATCGAGCCGAAGCGTTGCTCGCCTCGCTGGCGGCCAACCCTTCGGCCAGTATCAACGAAGCTTGCAGTGGCTGGGACGAAACCAAAGCCGCCTACCGTCTATTGGATAACCCCAACGTCGATCCCGAAGCCATTCTCGGGGCTCACGCTGAAAAGACACTCCAACGAATCAAAGCCCAAGACACCGTTTGCATCGCACAAGATACCACCGAACTGGACTACACCGCGCATCCGCCCGAAGGCGTCCGCAATCTCGATCGCTTAGGCCGCCGTGGACTTTACGATCATTCCCACATCGCCTTCACGCCGGAGAAACTTTGTCTCGGGGTGGTCGGTGTTAAGTTCTACGATCGCGACAAAGAAGCGCTCGGCACCAGCAAGAAGCGAGAAGGCCAACCCCTACACACCGGCGAAGGGCAACGATGGCTCGATGGTTACCGCAAGGCCTGCGAGATCGCCGGAAAATGTCCTGAAACTCAGATCGTTTCGCTGGCCGATCGCGAAGGAGACATCTACGACATTTTCGTCGAAGCCGATCAGCATGAAACACCGGCTCAGTTCGTCATTCGCTCGCAGCGAAAACGCTCGTTGCCGGAGAAAGACCCCGATGGCGGGCCTGCGGCTTATAAGAAAATGCGTGCCGAAATCGCATCCGCCCAGCCGGTCGCTTACCGCGAAGTCCAGCTTCCCCAAACGCCCGAGCGAACCAAAGGATCAGGAAACAAACAACACCCCGGCCGTGAAGCACGCACTGCGAAGTTAGAAATTCGAGCGAAGCGGATGACTCTTCGTGCGCCACACAACAAGCAGTCTTCGATGCCGCCGGTCGAGATCAGTGTCGTTTGGGTGAGCGAGATCGATGGCCCAGGCGACGGAACCGAAGTCGACTGGCTGTTACTGAGTTCTCTGCCGGTCGACACGATTTCCCAGACGCTGCGGATTGTGGATTTGTATGTGGCTCGTTGGCCAATCGAAGTATTCTTTCGAGTTTTCAAAACTGGCTGCCGGGTCGAAGAGATTCAACTCGAAGCGAGAGACCGACTGATCCGCGCGTTGATGTTTTACAAAGTGATCGCATGGCGGATCATGTTTGTGACCTTCTTAGGCCGCGAGTGTCCAGAGCTTCCCTGTGATGTCGTCTTCAGCGAAGCGGAATGGAAGTCGGTCTGGAAAGTGGTGAAAAAGACGGCTCCCCCAAAGCAAGCTCCTGAGCTGTCACAATTCATCCCGGTCCTTGCGACCCTTGGCGGCTACAATCACCGCGAAGGCGACGGTCCGCCGGGAGCCGAAGTGATCTGGCGAGGCACGCGGCGAATGCTCGACTTCGCCCTCTGCTGGCAAGCCTTCGGACCAGACCAATGA
- a CDS encoding Na+/H+ antiporter subunit E, giving the protein MIYFFSNIFLALVWALAGGQISLSNLGIGFLLGYAVLWFSKPLLGPTGYFRRLPVALRFVVFFFWQLVLSNLRVAYDVITPPLYMRPGIVAVPLDAKTDQEITLLANLITLTPGTLSLNLSEDRSTLYVHAMFVDSPDSVRDSIKNGFERRLLELMR; this is encoded by the coding sequence ATGATCTACTTCTTTTCCAACATCTTCCTGGCACTGGTCTGGGCACTGGCGGGCGGACAAATTTCTTTGTCAAACCTCGGGATCGGCTTTCTCCTCGGGTACGCGGTCCTCTGGTTTTCAAAACCGTTGCTGGGACCGACGGGCTATTTCCGACGATTGCCAGTCGCTTTACGGTTTGTCGTTTTCTTCTTCTGGCAACTGGTGCTGTCCAATCTGCGTGTCGCCTACGATGTCATCACACCACCGCTTTACATGCGACCGGGAATCGTGGCTGTTCCATTGGACGCAAAGACCGATCAGGAAATTACTCTGCTGGCAAATTTGATTACGCTGACGCCGGGCACGTTGAGTCTCAATTTGTCCGAAGACCGAAGCACACTGTATGTGCATGCGATGTTCGTCGACAGCCCCGACAGCGTCCGCGACAGCATCAAGAACGGCTTTGAGCGACGACTACTGGAGTTGATGCGATGA